One Helicobacter sp. MIT 05-5293 genomic region harbors:
- a CDS encoding efflux RND transporter permease subunit, translating into MLSAIIEFSLCQRIIVILSAIMLFIFGVYSFFSIPIDAFPDVSSTQVKIILKAPGMAPEEVENRVVIPLELELLGLPDQKSLRSISKYGIADITIDFNDGTDIYLARNMVNEKLSMAMSDLPSGVSGGLAPIVTPLSDMFMFTIESVDGSVSEIEKRHLLDFTIRPALRNIKGVADVNRLGGYAKAIVIVPDFDDMARLGITISDLEDVLEANLKNEGAGRVSRDGESFLVKIQTGSLSIEEIKNIPVITKLGTVRIGYFCDVIESHLTRLGLVTIDGIGETTQGLVLSLKGANAKDAIVGIRAKMEELKEVLPEGIELRVFYDRSELTQKAVNNVIKTLAEAVVLIVIVLFLFLGDVRAAVAVSVILPLAIAVAFVMMRHYGISANLMSLGGLAIAVGILVDSAVVTVENAFEKLSVAKNSPKLHTIFRACTEISRSVFSGIIIIIIFFVPILTLEGLEGKFFVPLAQTIIFALLGSLILSMTVIPVISSFVLKATRHHETIVTRFFHRVYEPVLNFALTKTKILIVGALCFLVFSFSLFPLIGSAFMPTLQEGDLVLNIESSPSISLEQSREVMLLMQKELMSRVPEIKSIVTRTGADEAGLDPAGPNQSDAFVSFKPKEEWESKNMAEIEDKIRAVISEFKGMNIALVQPIDMRISEMLTGVRGDLAIKIFGLDIDELNRLSSQIVDILMSIRGSAEVFTTLNKGVNYLYVTPQHSVMSATGITSDEFAKFMRSSLEGIIVSYIPQGFARIPVMIRQDADIATDITKLKSLQMSSLDGNSVPISAVAEIQEVDGPVQIQREQSKRYSVVRSNVIDRDLGGFVEEAKQKIAQEVQLPDGYTITYGGQFENQQRANKRLSTVIPLSILAIFFILFFTFKSVPLSLLILLNIPFAVTGGLISLFVSGEYISVPASVGFIALFGIAVLNGLVMVGYFLQLLKEGYSLDDTIVIGAKRRLRPVLMTAFIAGLGLVPMLLSSGVGSEVQKPLAIVVLGGLVTSSMLTLVILPPLFRIVVRKFGV; encoded by the coding sequence ATGTTGTCGGCAATTATTGAATTTTCTTTGTGTCAAAGGATTATCGTTATCCTTAGTGCGATTATGCTTTTTATTTTTGGTGTTTATTCCTTTTTCTCTATCCCTATTGATGCCTTTCCTGATGTGTCTTCCACGCAAGTAAAGATTATCCTAAAAGCTCCGGGTATGGCACCTGAAGAAGTAGAAAATCGCGTTGTGATTCCTTTAGAGCTTGAGTTACTTGGTTTGCCAGACCAAAAGAGCCTTCGTAGCATTTCTAAATACGGGATTGCCGATATTACGATTGATTTTAACGATGGGACAGATATTTATCTTGCGCGTAATATGGTGAATGAAAAGCTTTCGATGGCAATGAGTGATTTACCATCGGGTGTGAGTGGAGGGCTTGCACCGATTGTAACGCCCTTAAGTGATATGTTTATGTTCACCATTGAGAGTGTCGATGGCTCTGTTTCTGAAATTGAAAAGAGGCATTTGCTTGATTTTACGATTCGTCCTGCTTTGCGAAATATTAAAGGTGTTGCCGATGTGAATCGTTTGGGTGGATATGCAAAAGCAATCGTTATTGTGCCAGATTTTGATGATATGGCGCGTTTGGGTATTACAATCAGTGATCTTGAAGATGTGCTTGAGGCAAATCTCAAAAATGAAGGAGCGGGAAGGGTTTCGCGTGATGGAGAGAGTTTTTTAGTCAAGATTCAAACCGGCTCTTTAAGCATCGAAGAGATTAAAAATATCCCTGTGATTACAAAGTTAGGCACGGTGCGTATAGGGTATTTTTGTGATGTGATTGAAAGCCATCTTACGAGATTAGGTCTTGTAACAATTGATGGCATAGGAGAAACAACGCAAGGTTTGGTGCTTTCACTCAAAGGGGCAAATGCAAAAGATGCTATTGTCGGTATTCGAGCCAAAATGGAAGAGCTCAAAGAAGTTTTACCCGAAGGTATAGAACTCCGTGTGTTTTATGATCGTTCAGAATTGACACAAAAAGCTGTCAATAATGTCATCAAAACTCTTGCTGAAGCAGTAGTGCTCATTGTGATTGTGCTTTTTTTATTCTTAGGTGATGTGCGAGCGGCTGTCGCAGTGAGTGTTATTTTGCCTTTAGCTATCGCAGTTGCATTTGTGATGATGCGTCATTATGGCATTTCGGCTAATTTAATGAGTCTAGGGGGATTAGCTATTGCAGTGGGTATTTTAGTGGATTCTGCTGTAGTAACCGTTGAGAATGCTTTTGAAAAATTAAGTGTTGCAAAAAATTCACCCAAGCTCCATACGATTTTCCGTGCTTGCACGGAGATTTCTAGGTCTGTTTTTAGTGGTATTATTATCATTATTATATTTTTCGTGCCAATCCTCACGCTGGAAGGGCTGGAGGGAAAATTTTTCGTGCCTTTAGCTCAAACGATTATCTTTGCGCTTTTAGGTTCGCTGATTCTTTCTATGACGGTTATTCCTGTGATCAGCTCTTTTGTGCTTAAAGCGACACGGCATCATGAAACAATCGTAACAAGGTTTTTTCATCGTGTGTATGAGCCTGTATTAAATTTTGCACTCACAAAGACAAAGATTCTTATTGTGGGCGCATTGTGTTTTTTGGTATTTAGTTTTTCACTTTTTCCTTTGATTGGAAGTGCGTTTATGCCTACATTGCAAGAAGGAGATTTGGTGCTTAATATCGAATCAAGCCCTTCAATTTCTTTGGAGCAAAGTCGTGAAGTGATGCTTTTGATGCAAAAAGAATTGATGAGTAGAGTGCCTGAAATCAAAAGTATTGTTACGCGCACGGGTGCTGATGAGGCGGGATTAGACCCGGCTGGACCTAATCAAAGTGATGCGTTTGTCTCTTTCAAACCCAAAGAAGAGTGGGAATCTAAAAATATGGCAGAAATCGAAGATAAGATTCGCGCAGTTATTAGCGAATTTAAAGGTATGAATATCGCTTTGGTGCAGCCTATTGATATGAGAATCTCCGAAATGCTTACGGGTGTGAGGGGGGATTTGGCGATCAAAATTTTTGGGTTAGATATTGATGAGCTTAATCGTTTAAGTTCTCAAATTGTAGATATTCTTATGAGTATTAGAGGTTCAGCGGAAGTTTTCACTACTCTTAACAAAGGGGTAAATTATCTGTATGTTACTCCACAACATTCTGTAATGTCTGCTACGGGTATTACAAGTGATGAGTTTGCGAAGTTTATGCGCTCAAGTTTGGAAGGTATCATCGTGAGCTATATCCCCCAAGGTTTTGCGAGAATCCCCGTGATGATTCGTCAAGATGCAGACATCGCTACAGATATTACCAAGCTCAAAAGTTTGCAAATGAGTTCGCTTGATGGTAATTCTGTACCTATCAGTGCGGTAGCAGAGATTCAAGAAGTCGATGGACCTGTGCAAATACAAAGAGAACAATCTAAACGTTATAGTGTTGTGCGCAGTAATGTTATAGACAGAGACTTAGGAGGATTTGTCGAAGAAGCCAAACAAAAAATCGCCCAAGAAGTGCAGTTGCCTGATGGCTATACAATCACTTATGGAGGACAATTTGAGAATCAACAAAGGGCAAATAAACGTCTCTCAACAGTTATTCCTTTAAGTATTTTGGCGATTTTCTTTATTTTGTTTTTTACTTTCAAATCTGTGCCGCTTTCCTTGTTGATTTTGCTTAATATTCCTTTTGCGGTAACAGGCGGATTAATCTCGTTATTTGTTTCTGGAGAATATATCTCTGTGCCTGCATCGGTGGGATTTATCGCGCTTTTTGGTATTGCTGTGTTGAATGGTTTGGTAATGGTAGGATACTTTTTACAATTGCTTAAAGAGGGCTATAGTCTTGATGATACGATTGTTATTGGAGCAAAACGAAGATTAAGACCTGTCTTAATGACGGCTTTTATCGCAGGATTAGGGCTTGTCCCTATGCTTTTGTCATCGGGTGTAGGAAGTGAAGTGCAAAAACCCTTAGCAATTGTTGTATTGGGAGGGTTGGTAACTTCTTCAATGCTAACTTTGGTGATTTTGCCACCATTATTTAGGATTGTCGTGCGAAAATTTGGTGTATAG
- a CDS encoding DNA polymerase III subunit delta', protein MLGEIHITHTPQDLIERLTLNLDPENYYIFEREDFKIDDAKEVIAQSYLTIKDDMLIILSANKYNQAAQNALLKITEEPPEKIKFIFIARNKNAFLPTIRSRMRIISHKQYTEIPPFDIDVNKLTLESIYHFCKYNDDHRHTKDEVKIRIESLLYALHNAKIPLNKNELAYFDKAIALNQNDASEKENYIFLPLLLRLLQKQRGRK, encoded by the coding sequence ATGTTAGGTGAAATTCATATCACACACACGCCACAAGATTTGATTGAGCGTTTGACTTTGAATCTTGACCCGGAAAATTATTATATTTTTGAAAGGGAAGACTTTAAAATTGATGATGCCAAAGAAGTCATTGCTCAAAGCTATCTAACAATTAAAGATGATATGTTGATTATCCTTAGTGCTAATAAATATAATCAAGCCGCTCAAAATGCCTTGCTTAAAATCACTGAAGAACCTCCAGAAAAAATTAAATTTATTTTTATTGCAAGAAATAAAAATGCTTTTTTGCCTACTATTCGCTCAAGAATGAGGATTATTTCACATAAGCAATATACAGAGATTCCGCCATTTGATATTGATGTGAATAAACTTACTTTAGAATCTATCTATCACTTTTGTAAATATAATGATGATCATCGTCATACTAAAGATGAGGTCAAGATACGCATAGAATCACTTCTGTATGCCTTACATAATGCGAAAATCCCGCTTAATAAAAATGAATTAGCATATTTTGACAAAGCTATTGCTCTCAATCAAAATGACGCAAGTGAAAAAGAAAACTACATTTTTTTACCACTTTTATTAAGGCTTTTACAAAAGCAAAGAGGCAGAAAATGA
- a CDS encoding TolC family protein, with amino-acid sequence MRFCLFLALLVGYIWGDSEFIDFEIENEVYLSEPQVMNIDEFTQRVEKNSINLAKSRAMAQSLVYEGKAQKAWNTSYIDADIAPVKSPSGGTQIESTIVLMLTPRLPWVTHTLRQSYQNKILRQEKSYELTKRLALISAKRLYLDYLVLKEQHQIYTNRYHNARDQLKISQAQYNAGRISKSQYLFFKSDFLDTKYALKTSHVEMISALSALKVVLGITDDSDIMVNDLAFTYLDFDENALESTLAQNLYLEIVALDVKDYQYSAQVASRSRFDSFEIGGGFTKSETSEGVQFSLQIPIPLTTKYGNQRAMYLALQSGSIREGEILKDSLSVNAKSYLEQLFYKKEAIALAKDNENNKRELSEIAKIGYEAGKTSAFEYLSVKNDHLSAMIATTQAKRDYINTLAMLEETLSSVLNLQPVSLAYNKDN; translated from the coding sequence ATGAGATTCTGCCTTTTTCTTGCGTTATTGGTTGGATATATTTGGGGAGATTCTGAATTTATTGATTTTGAAATTGAAAATGAAGTTTATCTTTCAGAGCCTCAAGTAATGAATATTGATGAATTTACTCAAAGGGTTGAAAAAAATTCTATCAATCTTGCCAAAAGTAGAGCAATGGCGCAAAGTCTTGTGTATGAAGGCAAGGCTCAAAAGGCATGGAATACTTCATACATTGATGCAGATATAGCTCCCGTCAAATCCCCTAGTGGAGGCACTCAAATTGAAAGCACTATTGTATTGATGCTGACACCAAGACTCCCGTGGGTTACACACACTTTACGCCAAAGTTATCAAAACAAAATTTTGAGGCAAGAAAAGTCTTATGAGCTTACAAAGCGTCTTGCGCTTATCTCTGCAAAGCGATTGTATTTGGACTATCTTGTATTAAAAGAGCAGCATCAAATTTATACTAATCGTTATCACAATGCACGAGACCAGCTCAAAATTTCCCAAGCTCAATACAATGCAGGGCGTATCTCTAAATCGCAGTATCTTTTTTTTAAAAGCGATTTTCTTGATACAAAATATGCACTAAAAACTTCTCATGTCGAGATGATTTCTGCACTTAGCGCACTTAAAGTCGTGTTGGGTATTACTGATGATAGTGATATTATGGTGAATGATTTAGCATTTACTTATCTTGATTTTGATGAAAATGCTTTAGAATCCACACTTGCACAGAATCTTTATCTTGAGATTGTCGCACTTGATGTGAAAGATTATCAATATAGCGCACAAGTCGCCTCAAGGAGTCGGTTTGATAGTTTTGAGATTGGCGGAGGATTTACTAAATCTGAGACGAGCGAGGGTGTTCAATTTTCTCTCCAAATCCCTATCCCTCTCACGACCAAATATGGTAACCAAAGAGCAATGTATTTGGCATTGCAAAGTGGCTCTATTCGTGAGGGTGAGATTCTTAAAGATTCTCTATCAGTCAATGCAAAGTCTTATCTTGAGCAGCTTTTTTATAAGAAAGAAGCAATAGCACTTGCAAAGGACAATGAAAACAATAAAAGAGAATTGAGTGAAATTGCAAAGATTGGTTATGAAGCAGGCAAAACAAGTGCCTTTGAATATTTGAGTGTTAAAAATGATCATTTGAGCGCAATGATTGCTACGACACAAGCCAAAAGAGATTATATCAATACTTTGGCGATGTTAGAAGAGACATTGAGTTCTGTTTTGAATCTCCAGCCTGTATCTCTAGCTTATAATAAGGATAATTAA
- the folP gene encoding dihydropteroate synthase, with product MIVQRCNPHQLRNTIKAIGADAMGVKIMSQKGTIFVFEIRELSFEAMSILKQEALSAGGDLATPREAIKYQGEKIALLIATETQLTKIIYKLGYQPFGLKKLQSILQAHLDSHRMSFSPQLMAIVNVTPDSFYESSRQDTISAIDRIYTLLDKEVDMIDIGAASSRPGSELLESDVEITRLKGVVEEIYRHSLMKHCQFSIDTYNPQTADFALSHGFSIVNDVSGFAHSQMPKIAAKYNATAILMHTKGTPKEMQNLTHTYTHLINDIDAFFVHKIQLLREEGVKNIVLDVGFGFAKNVAQNLEIIKNLAHFKHFGFPILVGASRKSTIGEITNRATQQRLSGTLALHLLALQNGANILRVHDEDEHIDMIKVYKALQ from the coding sequence ATGATCGTTCAAAGATGTAATCCTCATCAACTTCGCAATACGATTAAGGCTATCGGTGCTGATGCGATGGGTGTGAAGATTATGAGTCAAAAAGGCACAATCTTTGTCTTTGAGATACGAGAGTTAAGTTTTGAAGCAATGAGTATTCTTAAGCAAGAGGCTTTAAGTGCTGGTGGCGATCTTGCGACACCGCGCGAGGCGATTAAGTATCAAGGTGAAAAGATCGCTCTTTTAATTGCCACAGAAACGCAACTTACAAAAATTATTTACAAGCTAGGCTATCAGCCTTTTGGATTAAAAAAACTCCAATCAATACTGCAAGCACATTTGGATTCTCATCGTATGTCTTTTTCACCACAACTGATGGCAATAGTGAATGTTACACCCGATAGTTTTTATGAATCTTCTCGTCAAGATACGATAAGTGCGATTGATAGAATCTATACACTTTTAGACAAAGAAGTAGATATGATTGATATTGGCGCGGCAAGCTCTCGTCCAGGCAGTGAATTGCTTGAATCTGATGTAGAGATTACGCGTCTTAAGGGTGTTGTTGAGGAAATTTATCGTCATTCTTTAATGAAGCATTGTCAATTTAGTATTGATACTTATAATCCACAAACAGCAGATTTTGCTTTGTCGCATGGGTTTAGTATCGTCAATGATGTGAGTGGTTTTGCGCATTCTCAAATGCCAAAAATTGCTGCAAAATACAATGCGACAGCGATTTTGATGCACACAAAAGGCACACCTAAAGAAATGCAGAATCTTACGCATACCTACACGCATCTTATCAATGATATTGATGCTTTTTTTGTGCATAAGATTCAGCTATTGCGTGAAGAAGGAGTGAAAAATATCGTGCTAGATGTAGGATTTGGTTTTGCAAAGAATGTCGCACAGAATCTTGAGATTATTAAAAATTTAGCACATTTTAAACATTTTGGATTTCCTATTTTAGTGGGAGCAAGTCGCAAAAGCACAATTGGTGAAATCACGAATAGAGCGACCCAACAAAGGTTGTCAGGCACATTGGCATTACATTTGCTTGCATTGCAAAATGGTGCAAATATTTTGAGGGTTCATGATGAAGATGAGCATATTGATATGATAAAGGTTTATAAGGCATTGCAATGA
- a CDS encoding aspartate kinase → MLIVQKYGGTSMGDCDRIRNVAQRVIKTKSQGHDMVVVVSAMSGDTDRLIGYTQQFTSLPNTREVDMVLSSGERVTAALLAIALESMGVKAISLSGRGAGIITDEIHTKARINYIDTTKIFQFINEGYVVVVAGFQGITPKGEVTTLGRGGSDLSAVALAGALNAGMCEIYTDVDGIYTTDPRIEKKAKKIEKISYDEMLELASMGAKVLLNRSVELAKKLNVKLVSRSSFSDAEGTLITKEEDIMEKPIVSGVALDNNQARVSIADVQDRPGIAADIFGSLADNNINVDMIVQTIGRDGKTDIDFTIPKTEVAITQKVLERFKDDVQSIEYDNDIAKVSIVGVGMKSHSGVASTAFRALAQDNINIMMISTSEIKISMIIAADFAKRAVQTLHSVYDLDK, encoded by the coding sequence ATGTTGATTGTGCAGAAATATGGTGGGACAAGTATGGGAGATTGCGACAGAATCCGCAATGTAGCTCAACGCGTGATAAAGACAAAATCACAAGGGCATGATATGGTGGTAGTCGTGTCGGCAATGAGTGGTGATACAGACCGCTTGATTGGATACACACAACAATTCACATCTTTACCCAATACGCGTGAGGTAGATATGGTTCTTAGTTCCGGTGAGCGAGTAACTGCAGCGCTTCTTGCGATTGCTTTAGAATCTATGGGTGTTAAGGCAATTTCATTAAGCGGGAGAGGGGCAGGCATTATCACTGATGAGATTCACACAAAAGCAAGGATTAATTATATTGATACCACGAAAATATTTCAGTTTATTAACGAAGGTTATGTTGTTGTCGTTGCTGGATTCCAAGGGATCACACCAAAAGGTGAGGTAACAACTCTAGGACGCGGAGGGAGTGATTTATCTGCAGTCGCACTTGCTGGAGCTCTTAATGCGGGAATGTGTGAAATTTATACTGATGTCGATGGTATCTATACTACTGACCCACGCATTGAAAAAAAGGCAAAGAAAATCGAAAAAATCAGTTATGATGAGATGCTTGAGTTAGCTTCAATGGGCGCAAAAGTCTTACTGAATCGTTCCGTAGAGCTTGCTAAGAAGTTGAATGTAAAGCTTGTTTCACGAAGTTCTTTTAGCGATGCAGAGGGGACGCTTATTACTAAGGAGGAGGATATTATGGAAAAACCCATTGTAAGTGGTGTAGCACTAGATAATAATCAAGCACGCGTAAGTATTGCTGATGTGCAAGATCGACCGGGTATTGCAGCAGATATTTTTGGATCGCTTGCTGATAATAATATTAATGTCGATATGATCGTGCAAACGATTGGGCGAGATGGAAAGACAGATATTGATTTTACCATTCCAAAAACAGAAGTAGCAATCACCCAAAAAGTGCTTGAAAGATTCAAAGATGATGTCCAAAGTATCGAATACGATAATGACATTGCAAAAGTTTCTATTGTAGGTGTAGGTATGAAATCTCACTCCGGCGTTGCAAGCACGGCTTTTAGAGCTCTCGCACAAGATAATATTAATATCATGATGATTAGCACAAGTGAAATCAAAATTTCTATGATTATTGCAGCTGATTTTGCAAAACGCGCTGTGCAGACATTGCATAGTGTTTATGATTTGGATAAGTAG
- a CDS encoding HobA family DNA replication regulator, which produces MENLSDWILKTIREDEKKGIMSGWLEEKRFVLLPIMARSIQHLISGRSIIVLTDNQFEWCGNYILTHINRPHAGRPFFPIVKMEHLDKMIDLGAKENGVQGFKLIYNMLDMMYGHYIFWYVGKKNARADFAMGKGDGLYWILDEIVDDAFGLSSTDEKLDYKLLGLVKLFDRAILEAMLNRISLEI; this is translated from the coding sequence ATGGAAAACCTTAGTGATTGGATATTGAAAACAATCCGCGAAGATGAGAAAAAAGGCATAATGAGCGGTTGGCTTGAGGAAAAGCGATTTGTGCTTTTGCCTATTATGGCTCGCAGTATCCAGCATCTTATCAGCGGTCGGAGCATTATTGTTTTGACAGACAATCAATTTGAATGGTGTGGAAATTATATTTTGACGCACATTAATCGTCCGCATGCAGGGCGACCTTTCTTTCCTATTGTCAAAATGGAGCATTTGGACAAGATGATTGATTTGGGTGCTAAAGAAAATGGTGTGCAAGGATTCAAGCTGATTTATAATATGCTTGATATGATGTATGGACATTACATATTTTGGTATGTTGGGAAGAAAAATGCTCGGGCAGATTTTGCAATGGGCAAAGGAGATGGGCTTTATTGGATTCTCGATGAAATAGTCGATGATGCCTTTGGGCTTAGCTCGACTGATGAGAAGCTTGATTATAAGCTTTTAGGGCTAGTAAAGCTTTTTGATCGTGCTATTTTGGAAGCGATGCTTAACAGAATCTCACTTGAGATATAA
- a CDS encoding efflux RND transporter periplasmic adaptor subunit — protein sequence MKRYIWILPLILSVFTFAYDEILISQEETTKNGIKVIPLNQAFNTKGVPFNALIDFDDKTSIAQSLSFEIIVVNIYKREGESVNKGDLICEISSNELSAIFFDLINTQERLKIASENERKDKALYKAGVISKREYQLSYLAMNELRLKLNEIKSKLDLSGIDQNFINNRAQVQYGFPVVAKTSGVLSVAPKRSGEKIEAFTPYVRISQVTDKEANNLLGRIKIPLHLSHNIQKGAPIFDDNGTKIGEIESISVVIDKTSNSVLATANIRDNQLKVGEMIDIYIDGLLPKGTILIPSSAVIKNGNDYLVFVQSAKGFKPFKIQIVEERDNGFVIDTKGLNNTMKIATGNIISLKGAMEGLGKE from the coding sequence ATGAAACGATATATTTGGATATTGCCCCTTATCTTGAGTGTTTTTACATTTGCGTATGATGAGATTCTAATCTCTCAAGAGGAAACCACTAAAAATGGCATTAAGGTCATTCCGCTCAATCAAGCCTTTAACACTAAGGGTGTGCCTTTCAATGCGCTGATTGATTTTGATGACAAAACATCAATCGCACAAAGCTTAAGTTTTGAAATTATTGTTGTCAATATTTATAAGCGTGAGGGAGAGAGCGTCAATAAAGGTGATTTGATTTGTGAGATTAGCTCCAATGAGCTTAGTGCAATCTTTTTTGATTTGATTAACACACAAGAACGATTAAAGATCGCTTCAGAAAATGAGCGCAAAGATAAGGCTCTCTATAAAGCAGGTGTTATCTCTAAGCGTGAATATCAGTTGAGTTATTTAGCGATGAATGAATTGCGCTTAAAACTTAATGAAATCAAATCTAAACTTGATTTATCTGGTATTGATCAAAACTTTATTAACAACAGAGCGCAAGTGCAGTATGGATTCCCAGTAGTCGCAAAAACATCGGGGGTTTTGTCAGTCGCTCCTAAACGAAGCGGAGAAAAAATCGAAGCTTTTACGCCTTATGTCAGAATCTCTCAAGTTACCGACAAAGAAGCGAATAACTTGCTTGGACGCATTAAGATTCCTTTGCATCTTTCGCATAATATCCAAAAAGGAGCACCCATTTTTGATGATAATGGCACAAAAATTGGTGAGATAGAATCTATTTCAGTAGTGATTGACAAAACTTCTAACTCGGTTTTAGCGACCGCAAATATCCGTGATAACCAACTGAAAGTGGGCGAAATGATCGACATATATATTGATGGTTTATTGCCTAAAGGGACGATTCTTATTCCCTCATCAGCGGTGATTAAAAATGGCAATGACTATTTGGTTTTTGTCCAAAGTGCCAAAGGTTTTAAACCTTTTAAGATTCAGATTGTTGAAGAAAGGGATAATGGTTTTGTGATTGACACTAAAGGCTTAAATAATACGATGAAGATTGCCACAGGTAATATTATCAGTCTCAAAGGTGCTATGGAAGGATTAGGAAAAGAATAA